A section of the Bacillus pumilus genome encodes:
- a CDS encoding adenine phosphoribosyltransferase encodes MDLKQYVTVVPDYPKEGVQFKDITTLMDKGEVYRYATDQIVEYAKERDIDLIVGPEARGFIIGCPVAYALGVGFAPVRKEGKLPREVVKVEYGLEYGKDVLTIHKDAIRPGQRVLITDDLLATGGTIEASIKLVEELGGVVAGIAFLIELTYLDGRKKLDGYDILTLMQY; translated from the coding sequence ATGGATTTAAAACAATATGTGACAGTTGTACCTGACTACCCAAAGGAAGGTGTACAATTTAAAGATATTACAACGTTAATGGATAAAGGCGAAGTGTACCGTTATGCAACGGATCAAATCGTTGAATACGCGAAAGAAAGAGACATTGATCTCATCGTTGGACCTGAAGCGCGTGGATTCATTATTGGCTGCCCTGTAGCATACGCACTTGGTGTAGGTTTTGCACCGGTTCGTAAAGAAGGAAAGCTTCCTCGTGAAGTCGTTAAAGTCGAATACGGCTTAGAATATGGGAAAGATGTATTAACGATTCATAAAGATGCGATTCGTCCTGGTCAGCGTGTATTGATCACAGATGACTTACTTGCGACTGGTGGAACAATTGAAGCGTCCATCAAGCTTGTAGAGGAATTGGGCGGCGTTGTGGCAGGAATTGCATTCTTGATTGAGCTGACGTATCTGGACGGCAGAAAGAAGCTTGACGGTTACGACATCTTGACGTTAATGCAATACTAA
- a CDS encoding SH3 domain-containing protein: MNLKKHNQMMMLLTCFVLIASTLPMAHATAQTDQAVVATDEINVRSGPGLSYGIAAVVKRGESYPILTKQGEWVQIGLSNGQKGWVVSWLITTSSGSQKAAKSKTQNQSSSGSSSITSTATDLRIRTGPGTSYQVVGTFPQGASAKKLQTSGEWTKISYKQAVGWVHSDYVSGGQKASQSSSGESSRSKQTGTVGVSSLNVRQSAAPNAQIVASLARNTQVTILREQNGWYEIEAKGVKGWAASYYIVTSNGASSAGEKNSSSSTSQKKAYIVYDGTNIRKSASTSAQIAERATKGAAYQIVRTQGDWYEVTLSNGGTGYVASWVIQTNKNSSEAPRPQQDSSSGTGSLKGKTIVLDPGHGGKDSGTIGADGAFEKNITIKTANLLAGKLRASGANVYLTRSEDTFISLQSRVATSHYRNADAFISLHYDSFMDPSVRGSTAYYYQAAKDQQLATNVHTEVAKRSQIPDKGVKFGDYFVLRENKRPSLLYELGYLSNPQEEAIIYSASYQERVTEGMTEGLKQYFR; the protein is encoded by the coding sequence TTGAATCTAAAAAAACACAATCAAATGATGATGCTTCTTACCTGTTTTGTTCTCATCGCAAGTACTTTGCCGATGGCACATGCTACAGCACAAACAGATCAAGCTGTGGTCGCTACAGATGAAATCAATGTGAGATCAGGTCCTGGCTTAAGCTATGGAATCGCAGCTGTTGTGAAGCGCGGAGAAAGCTATCCCATTCTCACGAAACAAGGCGAATGGGTACAGATCGGTCTATCGAACGGTCAAAAAGGCTGGGTCGTCTCATGGCTGATTACAACATCATCTGGCAGCCAAAAGGCTGCTAAGTCAAAGACGCAAAATCAAAGCTCATCTGGCAGCAGTTCTATTACATCGACAGCCACTGATCTTCGCATACGGACAGGCCCTGGGACTTCCTATCAAGTCGTCGGAACTTTCCCGCAAGGCGCTTCCGCTAAAAAGCTGCAGACAAGCGGCGAATGGACAAAAATTTCGTATAAACAAGCAGTAGGCTGGGTTCACTCTGATTATGTGTCAGGCGGCCAAAAGGCCTCTCAATCAAGCTCTGGCGAGTCCTCTCGCTCTAAACAGACAGGCACAGTTGGCGTATCGAGCTTGAATGTAAGGCAATCGGCAGCACCAAATGCACAAATTGTCGCTTCACTTGCCCGCAACACACAGGTTACTATTTTGCGCGAGCAGAACGGCTGGTATGAAATTGAGGCAAAAGGCGTGAAAGGCTGGGCAGCAAGCTATTACATCGTCACAAGCAATGGAGCGAGTTCAGCGGGTGAAAAGAACTCATCTTCTTCGACTTCCCAAAAGAAAGCATACATTGTCTACGATGGCACCAACATTCGAAAAAGCGCTTCTACTTCTGCTCAAATTGCAGAAAGAGCCACAAAAGGCGCTGCCTACCAAATTGTTCGCACGCAAGGTGACTGGTACGAGGTGACGTTATCAAACGGCGGAACTGGTTATGTAGCAAGCTGGGTCATTCAAACGAATAAAAATAGCAGCGAGGCACCAAGACCACAGCAGGATTCATCGTCAGGAACTGGTTCTTTAAAAGGAAAAACGATTGTTCTTGATCCAGGTCATGGCGGAAAAGACAGCGGCACGATTGGCGCAGATGGTGCCTTTGAGAAAAACATTACCATCAAAACCGCCAATTTACTGGCAGGCAAATTAAGGGCTTCTGGAGCAAATGTTTATTTAACTAGAAGTGAAGATACTTTTATCAGCCTTCAATCGAGGGTTGCGACATCTCATTACAGAAATGCAGATGCATTTATTAGTCTTCATTACGATAGTTTTATGGACCCAAGTGTCAGAGGAAGTACGGCGTATTATTATCAAGCAGCTAAAGACCAGCAATTAGCGACAAATGTTCATACAGAAGTCGCTAAACGCTCTCAAATCCCTGATAAGGGTGTGAAATTTGGAGATTATTTTGTGTTAAGAGAAAACAAACGTCCTTCTCTTTTATATGAACTCGGTTATTTAAGCAATCCTCAGGAGGAAGCCATCATCTATAGTGCCTCTTACCAAGAACGAGTGACAGAAGGAATGACAGAAGGATTAAAACAATATTTCCGCTAG
- a CDS encoding YrzK family protein, which yields MRLSRKLGRVQYNGHRDIDRWQHDEMDQPGFLEETASEYGCTSKEELEKKKRHGKG from the coding sequence ATGAGATTAAGCAGAAAATTAGGACGAGTGCAATATAATGGACATCGTGATATCGATCGCTGGCAGCACGACGAAATGGATCAACCAGGCTTCCTTGAAGAAACCGCATCTGAATACGGATGTACGTCAAAAGAAGAGCTGGAAAAGAAAAAGAGGCACGGCAAGGGTTGA
- a CDS encoding RelA/SpoT family protein: MANEQVLTAQQVIDKAREYLSAEHIQFIERAYEYAENAHKEQYRKSGEPYIIHPIQVAGILVDLEMDPSTIAGGFLHDVVEDTDVTLQDLKEHFNEEVAMLVDGVTKLGKIKYKSQEEQQAENHRKMFVAMAQDIRVILIKLADRLHNMRTLKHLPQEKQRRISNETLEIFAPLAHRLGISKIKWELEDTALRYLNPQQYYRIVNLMKRKRAEREEYLDEVVNEVKDRVSEVNIKAEFSGRPKHIYSIYRKMVLQNKQFNEIYDLLAVRILVDSIKDCYAVLGIIHTCWKPMPGRFKDYIAMPKPNMYQSLHTTVIGPKGDPLEVQIRTVEMHEIAEYGIAAHWAYKEGKESAESTEEAVFQKKLSWFREILEFQNESTDAEEFMESLKIDLFSDMVFVFTPKGDVIELPSGSVPIDFSYRIHSEIGNKTIGAKVNGKMVTLDHKLKTGDIIEILTSKHSYGPSQDWVKLAQTSQAKHKIRQFFKKQRREENVEKGRELVEKEIKNLEFDVKDILTAENLQKVADKFNFSNEEDMYAAVGYNGITALQVANRLTEKERKQRDQEEQEKTVQEVTVEPKTYHGKKREAGVRVKGIDNLLVRLSKCCNPVPGDSIVGFITKGRGVSVHRDDCPNVKTGEAQERLIPVEWEHEQPARNRKEYNVEIEILGYDRRGLLNEVLQAVNETKTNISSVSGKSDRNKVATIHMAIFIQNINHLHKVVERIKQIKDIYSVRRFMN; this comes from the coding sequence ATGGCGAACGAACAAGTTTTAACGGCGCAGCAGGTCATTGACAAGGCAAGAGAATACCTGTCCGCTGAACATATTCAATTTATAGAGCGAGCATATGAATATGCTGAAAATGCACATAAGGAGCAATACCGGAAGTCTGGTGAGCCTTATATTATCCATCCAATTCAAGTGGCGGGGATTCTTGTTGACCTTGAAATGGACCCATCGACCATTGCAGGCGGTTTCCTGCACGATGTTGTTGAGGATACAGATGTGACATTACAGGATTTAAAAGAGCATTTTAACGAAGAAGTTGCGATGCTTGTTGATGGTGTAACAAAGCTCGGGAAGATTAAATATAAATCACAAGAAGAACAGCAGGCCGAAAACCATCGAAAAATGTTTGTAGCAATGGCGCAGGATATACGCGTGATCTTGATTAAACTGGCAGATCGTTTGCACAATATGAGAACGCTCAAACACCTTCCTCAGGAAAAGCAGCGTAGAATTTCAAATGAAACCCTTGAAATTTTTGCACCGCTTGCGCACAGATTAGGGATTTCAAAGATTAAGTGGGAGCTTGAAGATACAGCACTCCGTTACTTAAATCCGCAGCAATATTACCGGATCGTGAATCTCATGAAGCGCAAACGAGCGGAACGAGAGGAATACTTGGACGAGGTTGTCAATGAAGTAAAAGATCGTGTGTCAGAGGTAAACATCAAGGCTGAATTTTCCGGAAGACCAAAGCATATTTATAGTATTTATCGCAAAATGGTCTTGCAAAATAAGCAGTTTAATGAAATTTATGATCTGCTGGCGGTTCGTATTTTGGTTGACAGCATTAAAGACTGCTATGCCGTGCTTGGGATTATCCATACATGCTGGAAGCCGATGCCAGGTAGGTTTAAGGATTATATTGCCATGCCAAAGCCCAACATGTACCAATCGCTCCATACAACAGTGATTGGGCCAAAAGGAGACCCGCTTGAAGTTCAGATCCGTACAGTGGAAATGCACGAAATCGCAGAGTACGGAATTGCTGCGCACTGGGCATACAAAGAAGGAAAAGAGTCAGCAGAATCAACGGAGGAAGCGGTCTTCCAGAAGAAGCTCTCTTGGTTTAGAGAAATCCTTGAATTCCAAAATGAATCTACAGATGCAGAAGAATTTATGGAATCGTTAAAAATCGATCTGTTCTCTGATATGGTGTTTGTCTTTACACCAAAAGGAGACGTCATTGAACTGCCATCAGGTTCCGTTCCGATTGACTTTTCTTACCGCATTCACTCGGAAATTGGGAATAAAACGATCGGTGCGAAGGTCAACGGAAAGATGGTCACGCTCGATCATAAATTGAAGACAGGTGACATTATTGAAATTCTGACATCAAAGCACAGCTATGGGCCAAGTCAGGATTGGGTCAAACTTGCCCAAACCTCCCAAGCGAAGCACAAGATCAGACAGTTTTTCAAAAAACAGCGCCGTGAAGAAAATGTCGAAAAAGGCCGAGAACTCGTGGAGAAAGAAATCAAAAACCTTGAGTTTGATGTCAAAGACATTCTGACAGCTGAAAACCTGCAAAAAGTGGCTGACAAATTTAATTTTTCAAACGAAGAGGACATGTATGCAGCGGTTGGTTATAACGGAATTACTGCACTCCAAGTCGCCAATCGTTTAACTGAAAAAGAAAGAAAACAAAGAGATCAAGAAGAACAAGAAAAAACGGTTCAAGAAGTGACTGTAGAGCCAAAGACATATCACGGGAAGAAACGAGAAGCAGGCGTAAGAGTCAAAGGGATAGATAACCTGCTTGTCCGCTTATCTAAGTGCTGTAACCCTGTTCCTGGTGATAGCATTGTTGGTTTTATTACGAAAGGCCGAGGCGTATCTGTTCACCGTGATGACTGTCCGAACGTGAAAACAGGAGAAGCGCAGGAACGGTTAATCCCGGTAGAGTGGGAGCATGAACAGCCTGCTCGAAACCGTAAAGAATACAATGTGGAAATTGAAATACTAGGATATGACAGACGCGGCTTACTCAATGAGGTGCTTCAAGCAGTCAACGAAACGAAAACGAACATCTCGTCAGTTTCTGGTAAGTCTGATCGTAACAAAGTGGCGACGATTCATATGGCGATCTTTATCCAAAACATTAACCATTTGCACAAAGTGGTAGAACGCATTAAACAAATCAAAGACATTTACTCTGTTCGCCGATTCATGAATTAG
- a CDS encoding LapA family protein has product MNKQQWTIILAFIFVLIVSVFAVINVRPVQVDYLFGSAEWPLILVIIGSVLMGGLIVAFAGIFQIVKLKRELKALKAERAAAPAPVVSNKKIDKDVQKKPNVTPLKEQPASFDRKEK; this is encoded by the coding sequence ATGAACAAACAACAATGGACCATCATACTCGCATTTATTTTCGTATTAATTGTCTCAGTATTTGCCGTCATCAATGTGCGGCCAGTGCAAGTTGACTATTTATTTGGATCGGCTGAATGGCCGCTAATCCTTGTCATTATTGGTTCTGTGCTCATGGGCGGACTCATTGTGGCTTTTGCAGGGATTTTCCAAATTGTGAAACTAAAACGTGAATTAAAGGCTTTAAAAGCTGAGCGTGCAGCCGCACCTGCACCTGTTGTTTCGAATAAAAAGATCGACAAAGACGTTCAAAAGAAACCGAATGTGACGCCTTTAAAAGAACAGCCAGCATCATTTGATCGGAAGGAAAAATAA
- the secDF gene encoding protein translocase subunit SecDF, with product MKKGRILAFFLVVLLIGTGVGLLTKPVAKDMTLGLDLQGGFEVLYDVHPVKKEDKITNSVLVSTVEALNRRANVLGVSEPNISIEGNNRIRVQLAGVKDQNRAREILSTEAQLSFRDTNDKELLNGADLVENSAKQTFSQTNEPIVTVKLKDAKKFGDVTRKVAAMAPNNQLVIWLDYNKGDSFKKEVSKSDHKYVSAPNVNQEINSSDVQIEGKFTVQEAKDLASILNAGALPVKLTEKYSTSVSAQFGEQALNETVFAGIVGIALIFLFMLFYYRIPGLIAVITLSTYIYITLQVFDWMGAVLTLPGIAALILGVGMAVDANIITYERIKEELKLGKSVRSAFRSGNRRSFATIFDANLTSIIAGGVLFFFGTSSVKGFATMLILSILTSFITAVFLSRFLLGLLVESRALDRKKGWFGVRQKDIIDIHETTENTEPKTPFDKWDFVSKRKGFMIFSIAITIAGIIVLSIFKLNAGIDFASGTRVDIQSDHKLSTAQIEQDFHKLDLDTDSVVLSGQKENQAAARFVGVPNKEKIAEVKDYFKDKYGTEPNVSTVSPTVGKELARNALYAIIIASIGIIIYVSIRFEYKMAIAAIASLLYDAFFIVAFFSITRLEVDVTFIAAILTVIGYSINDTIVTFDRVREQMKKRKPKTVEDLSYIVNLSLQQTFTRSINTVLTVVIVVIALLIFGSASITNFSLALLVGLLTGVYSSLYIAAQIWLMWKGRDLKKPAKIDTEQDI from the coding sequence TAGGTGTAAGTGAGCCGAACATCTCGATTGAAGGCAACAATCGTATCCGTGTGCAGCTTGCAGGAGTAAAAGATCAAAATAGAGCTAGGGAGATTCTTTCCACTGAAGCACAGCTATCCTTCAGAGATACGAATGATAAAGAACTCCTAAACGGGGCTGACCTAGTCGAAAACAGTGCAAAACAAACATTCAGTCAAACGAATGAGCCAATTGTGACGGTTAAACTAAAGGATGCGAAAAAATTTGGTGACGTCACAAGAAAAGTAGCGGCGATGGCGCCGAATAACCAGCTTGTCATTTGGCTTGATTACAACAAAGGAGATTCCTTCAAAAAAGAAGTCTCAAAATCAGACCACAAGTATGTCTCTGCACCGAATGTGAATCAAGAAATTAACAGCAGTGACGTGCAAATTGAAGGGAAATTTACTGTCCAAGAGGCAAAAGACCTTGCTAGTATTTTAAATGCTGGGGCATTGCCAGTGAAATTAACTGAAAAGTACTCCACATCAGTGAGTGCGCAATTCGGTGAACAGGCATTAAATGAAACTGTTTTTGCAGGGATTGTGGGAATTGCCCTCATTTTCTTATTCATGCTTTTTTATTACCGAATACCTGGTCTTATTGCTGTTATTACGTTATCAACGTATATCTATATTACTTTACAGGTATTTGACTGGATGGGTGCTGTTCTGACACTTCCTGGAATTGCGGCGTTGATTCTTGGAGTAGGGATGGCGGTTGATGCCAACATCATCACATATGAACGAATCAAAGAGGAGCTTAAGCTCGGTAAATCTGTCCGTTCTGCTTTCAGGTCAGGAAACCGCCGATCATTTGCAACCATCTTTGATGCAAACTTAACGAGTATTATTGCAGGGGGCGTCCTTTTCTTCTTTGGGACAAGTTCTGTAAAAGGGTTTGCGACTATGCTGATCCTTTCCATTTTAACAAGCTTTATTACGGCTGTATTCCTATCAAGATTCCTTCTTGGTCTGCTTGTGGAAAGCCGCGCGCTCGATCGCAAGAAAGGCTGGTTTGGTGTCCGTCAAAAAGACATTATCGATATTCATGAAACAACAGAAAATACTGAACCAAAAACACCATTTGATAAATGGGATTTTGTCAGCAAGCGAAAAGGTTTCATGATTTTCTCAATAGCCATTACCATTGCGGGAATTATCGTCCTTTCGATTTTCAAACTCAATGCGGGTATTGACTTTGCAAGTGGTACAAGAGTAGACATTCAAAGTGACCATAAGCTGTCAACTGCTCAAATCGAGCAAGACTTTCACAAATTAGATCTTGATACAGATAGTGTTGTATTATCTGGTCAAAAAGAAAATCAAGCAGCGGCACGATTTGTTGGTGTGCCAAATAAAGAAAAAATTGCAGAAGTGAAAGATTACTTTAAAGATAAGTATGGAACAGAACCGAACGTCAGCACGGTGTCTCCTACGGTCGGAAAAGAACTTGCACGTAATGCTTTATATGCCATCATCATTGCTTCGATTGGGATCATTATTTATGTTTCCATTCGGTTTGAATATAAGATGGCCATTGCAGCGATTGCTTCCCTTTTATATGATGCATTCTTCATTGTGGCATTCTTTAGTATTACACGATTAGAGGTCGATGTGACCTTCATTGCGGCGATCCTCACGGTGATCGGATATTCGATCAATGACACGATCGTGACGTTCGATAGGGTTCGTGAGCAAATGAAGAAACGTAAACCAAAAACGGTAGAAGATCTATCTTACATCGTCAACTTGAGTTTACAGCAAACCTTTACAAGATCTATCAATACGGTACTCACTGTCGTAATTGTTGTGATCGCACTGCTTATCTTCGGATCGGCGTCGATTACAAACTTCTCCCTCGCCTTACTTGTCGGTCTGTTAACAGGGGTGTACTCATCTCTATATATCGCAGCACAAATTTGGCTTATGTGGAAAGGCCGTGATCTGAAAAAGCCGGCGAAGATTGATACTGAGCAAGATATTTAA
- the dtd gene encoding D-aminoacyl-tRNA deacylase: MRLVVQRVTSASVKVEEEITGAINEGYMVLVGVTHEDTEEDVHYLADKLAHLRIFEDENGKMNHSLLDVKGSVLSVSQFTLYGDTRKGRRPNFMKAAKPDAANALYECFNKALREKGIHVETGRFGAMMDVSLTNSGPVTIWMDSKE; encoded by the coding sequence ATGAGACTTGTTGTGCAGCGTGTGACAAGTGCATCTGTGAAGGTAGAAGAAGAGATCACAGGTGCCATCAATGAAGGATATATGGTACTCGTTGGTGTCACACACGAAGATACAGAAGAAGATGTGCATTATTTAGCTGATAAGCTTGCACATTTACGTATTTTTGAGGATGAAAACGGGAAAATGAATCATTCGTTATTGGATGTAAAAGGAAGCGTTTTGTCTGTATCCCAGTTTACCCTTTATGGTGATACGAGAAAGGGCAGAAGGCCGAATTTTATGAAAGCAGCCAAGCCAGATGCTGCGAACGCCCTTTACGAATGTTTCAATAAAGCCCTTAGAGAAAAAGGCATACATGTAGAAACTGGCCGCTTTGGCGCAATGATGGATGTGTCATTGACCAATTCAGGACCCGTCACCATCTGGATGGATAGCAAAGAATAG
- the recJ gene encoding single-stranded-DNA-specific exonuclease RecJ, which translates to MLLSKMRWEYEHPSEEKVKSLSENLNISALTASLLVKRGLEEVEEARSFLFDQKAEFHDPFLLKGMKEAVERINKAIEEQESIVIFGDYDADGVTSTSVLLHTLKELSAKVDFYIPDRFKEGYGPNEQAFRYIKEQGASLVITVDTGIAAVNEARIAKEIGLDLIITDHHEPSEELPEALAIVHPKQPGCEYPFKELAGVGVAFKVAHALLGKLPTQLLDLAAIGTIADLVPLHDENRWLAKKGLMQLRQSNRLGLKALLKEAGATLEEANEETVGFQIAPRLNAVGRIEQADPAVHLLMTEDKDEAEELARFVQELNKERQKIVSTITEEAIQMVEETGDDQSAIVVAKAGWNPGVVGIVASKLTDTFSRPAIVLGIDEETQMAKGSARSIPGFDLFFHLSKCRDILPHFGGHPMAAGMTLRADDVPLLRERLNQYANETLTEEDFIPIQRVDAVCKVDELTVEAIEEMGMLSPFGMQNPKPFIMIEDARLEEIRTIGANQNHIKMSLKDEDKLLDCVGFHQGQLKEEVVTGSRISVIGEMSINEWNNRKKPQLMLKDARVDEWQLFDLRGKNDWEKTIFTLDPEKYVVVCFDEDTKQEVNIPIHHVHAENVSTFDVEGKYVVFADVPADEHLLRQLLENQKPARVYTVFQRKEDHFMSSFPSRDQFKWLYGFLLKRGSFPLKEQGMELAKHRGWTKDTMIFMTKVFFELGFVKIENGVLSIVRDAPKKDLTASASYTAKQRLMELDQTLTYSSAKELKEWLNSMMSEVSPVL; encoded by the coding sequence ATGTTATTATCCAAAATGCGCTGGGAATATGAACATCCAAGCGAAGAAAAAGTGAAATCACTCTCTGAAAATCTGAATATTTCAGCGCTGACTGCATCGCTTCTTGTAAAAAGAGGACTCGAAGAAGTAGAAGAAGCGAGGTCTTTTTTATTTGATCAAAAAGCCGAATTCCATGATCCATTTCTATTAAAAGGAATGAAAGAAGCAGTAGAGCGCATCAACAAAGCGATCGAAGAGCAGGAATCGATTGTGATCTTCGGAGACTATGATGCGGATGGTGTGACAAGTACGTCTGTGCTTTTACATACATTAAAAGAGTTGTCTGCGAAAGTAGACTTTTATATTCCAGATCGATTTAAAGAAGGCTACGGGCCTAATGAACAGGCTTTTCGATATATCAAAGAGCAAGGCGCATCGCTTGTCATCACGGTCGATACAGGCATTGCAGCTGTAAATGAAGCACGTATTGCAAAAGAAATAGGATTAGACCTGATCATTACAGATCACCATGAACCAAGTGAGGAGCTGCCTGAGGCACTTGCGATTGTCCATCCTAAGCAGCCAGGTTGTGAGTATCCTTTTAAAGAACTTGCCGGTGTAGGTGTGGCGTTTAAAGTGGCGCATGCACTTCTTGGAAAGCTGCCAACTCAGCTGTTAGATCTTGCAGCAATTGGGACAATTGCGGATCTTGTGCCCCTTCATGATGAAAATAGATGGCTCGCTAAAAAAGGGCTTATGCAGCTTCGGCAGTCGAATAGGCTAGGGCTGAAGGCGTTATTGAAAGAAGCGGGCGCTACTCTTGAAGAAGCAAATGAGGAAACGGTCGGCTTTCAAATTGCGCCAAGGCTAAATGCTGTTGGACGAATTGAACAGGCAGATCCAGCTGTCCATCTTCTCATGACAGAAGATAAGGATGAGGCAGAAGAACTCGCTCGTTTTGTACAAGAACTGAATAAAGAACGTCAAAAAATTGTGAGTACGATTACAGAAGAAGCCATTCAAATGGTGGAAGAGACAGGTGATGACCAGTCTGCGATTGTTGTAGCGAAAGCGGGCTGGAATCCGGGTGTTGTCGGAATTGTTGCTTCTAAATTGACGGATACATTTTCTCGTCCGGCGATTGTGCTTGGAATAGATGAGGAGACGCAAATGGCAAAAGGATCAGCGCGGAGTATTCCTGGCTTCGATCTATTTTTCCATTTAAGCAAATGCCGCGACATTCTGCCGCATTTCGGCGGGCACCCGATGGCTGCGGGTATGACACTTCGAGCGGATGATGTACCTTTACTAAGGGAAAGATTAAATCAATATGCGAATGAAACGTTGACAGAGGAAGATTTTATTCCGATTCAGCGGGTCGATGCCGTATGTAAAGTAGACGAATTGACGGTTGAAGCGATTGAAGAAATGGGGATGCTGTCACCATTTGGCATGCAAAACCCAAAGCCGTTCATTATGATTGAAGATGCGAGACTTGAAGAAATCCGAACAATTGGAGCAAATCAGAATCATATTAAAATGTCTCTGAAAGATGAAGATAAGCTGCTTGACTGTGTCGGTTTTCATCAAGGTCAATTAAAAGAAGAAGTTGTCACAGGTAGCCGCATTTCCGTCATTGGTGAAATGTCCATTAATGAATGGAATAACCGGAAGAAACCTCAGCTCATGCTGAAAGATGCCCGAGTAGATGAATGGCAACTGTTTGATTTGCGCGGCAAAAATGATTGGGAAAAAACCATCTTCACGCTTGACCCAGAAAAATATGTGGTGGTCTGTTTTGACGAAGATACAAAACAGGAAGTCAATATCCCGATTCATCATGTTCATGCAGAAAATGTTTCAACATTCGATGTAGAAGGCAAGTATGTCGTTTTTGCAGATGTACCTGCAGATGAACACTTGCTAAGGCAGCTGTTAGAAAATCAAAAGCCAGCGAGAGTGTATACGGTTTTCCAAAGAAAAGAAGATCATTTCATGTCCTCTTTCCCTAGCCGCGATCAATTCAAATGGTTGTATGGATTCTTGTTGAAACGAGGAAGTTTCCCTCTCAAGGAACAAGGGATGGAGCTTGCGAAACATAGAGGCTGGACAAAAGATACAATGATTTTTATGACAAAGGTGTTTTTTGAACTCGGTTTTGTTAAAATAGAGAATGGTGTGCTGTCAATAGTACGTGATGCCCCTAAAAAAGATTTAACGGCATCAGCATCCTATACAGCAAAACAACGATTGATGGAACTCGATCAAACACTAACATATTCCTCAGCCAAAGAGCTGAAGGAATGGCTGAATAGCATGATGAGCGAAGTCTCACCTGTGCTTTGA